The region TTATAAACTAACTTCCTTCTGTTAGCTGTTATTATACTGCaattaataaagtaataaagtgaCGACACTGAAGTCAAACTGTGATTGTGAACAGCCGTGTTTGGACTCCATGTTTCCTTGATGCAGAACAGGCTTGATTTCTTGGCTCGTGATCTTTTGGGTACTCAGGAACGAAGACACACCCGACTGAAACATTCCAGGTCGTTCAGTAAGTCAATTACACTGCTGTGATACACGGGGAGCAACGAAAGCTCGTGCTGCCACCTGGTGGCCATCTGTGACAGCTtctgctttttacatttttcatcattcttATCAGAACAGGTTgacccagaaacacacacacacacagaggcggAGTCTCTGATCTCTAATTAATGACGTGAAACAGTGAAGACTGTTCTGTGTTTCCGTCACGtaccacacacaaactgctttaCTGTAACTTCATCAGTGGACAAAAGgaaccaagtacatttactccagtactgtactttagtacaattttgaggtacttgtattttacttgagtatttccattttacgcttctttatacttttcttttagggaaatattatactttttactgcCAGCTGCAGTTACTGGTACAgtttcagattttacatttaaaaacacaagacgcGAATTAAACACACCTTATTGTTAAACACTGAACCAGTGGTTCTCAATCTGTTGGGCTAATTCTGATGTAATTATCCAATAttttaaagtgctcagaaaagaagagaaatgtgaACCTCCATCTgttgaggaagatcatgtgatacaaCCAAAAGCTCCACATGAGCTACAGAATGGACGTTTTTGTCAACTGTCAGTTCTGTGAAGAATTGACTGTCAAAAggtcttttatgttttattactgcagccatgtttttactgtttcGTTGGGTCGTGACATGTTTTAATCTCCAGTGAATCAGAGGAAATACAGACGATGGAGCGGCCTGTTCGCCAAAGAACCACAACTACACCAGAATATAAATGCGTGACTTGAGCATCTACTTTGACTGAAGAAACAATGACAAGTTTTCCAACAAACACAGTTTGCTTCTTTATTGAGTGAAATGAAATCCAGACAGGTGACTTTCAAGGtcacaacaccacaaacacttGGCATTACAAGTTTGCACGTTCCTGCGATTATCACCTTCTGCAACACAAGAGCTTTGGCAACTTCATTTGTAAACTGAAAAttcaatttgaaaacaaaagtcCATGTCGCACAAAAAGGAGGGTGAAAATCAAAACTAATGAGAAATAGTTGGTGGTAATTTGTTTCTATCAGTTTTAGTAAAATGAGGAGAAAGCTCAAACAGGGGGCGGGGAGATGGAAACATTTCAACCTCGGTTAAAATCAGTTAGCGTTGTACATTTCAAAGACAACTTTCATGCCTGATCCATTCTTCTGCCCACTACTGACATTCCTTCGAGGCCACCTTTTGcctcaacaacagaaaaaaaatcctcctgaccttattatttcattatgatattatagtaataatattattctttttctaGGTGTACATCATCTCAGCCATGTGTGACATCTTCTTGGGGATGTAGAGATAATACTCCATGTAGCCAGAAAGGTCCTCTATTGTGATGTCGTCGACGTAGGCTCGTGCCTGCTCCGAACACGAGCGAGGGGAGCCCGACGACGATGAAGGTGACGAAGCTGCGGCAGCGTTACTGTTGGTGCTCAGTGTTCTGGGGGGGTCCACGTGGGTCGGCAGGCTCCTCTCGCACTCGGAGATGACATTGCGGAGCCCCGTGAAGGAGTAGACCTCCACGCCATGCCAGCCCTGATGATTGGACCGGCACTGGCACTGAGATTCAGCCCCCTGCCTGCTCTCTTCTGGGGAATCTGAACTATTTCTCCAGCCACAGGAGCAGGGAGTGTGGGGGCCTTCTGCAGAGCCGCTACTGTGGAGCTCGGATAAAGCTCGGAAGTCAGCGGCCTCTGCAGGTCCGGATATTCGAGGTGCTCCAGCTCCAGACTCTGCTCCGTCACAGGCACTTTTCTCTGGGCCACTCTCCTCGCTGGACTGGGCATCTCTAGAGCTGCCTCCATCCTGCCTGGATGATGTTGCAACAGTAGTAATAACAGCGGGGATCTCTTGCAAGGACGGCGAGGAAACCGCTGATCCAATATGTGTCTCATACCCAGCACAAGATCCAAAAACCAGAGGGGAGATGTGGCCGGGAGTGCCTGAAGAAGAGAGCTCTTTCTGGGCCGGGACAGCTACAGAGGAGGCTGTTCTTCCGTCGACTGCAGGACGAGGCTCCACAGGCTCCGGCACGGCCAGGCGCTGATGCTTCAGGCAGCCACTAGGGGTGGACAGGGCAGAAGCCGCAGTGGTGCTGCAGTAGGTGAACTTCGGAGGGTGGAGGATGGGGGACTTGGACCTCCGACGCCGCTGGGTTCTGGATGCTCCTCTAGAAGTTTTCCTCATACAGCTAAtgatggagggaagaagaagaggagggaaggaagagaaataaaggagagataatcttaaaaaaaattCTTAAATAATCttaaactctctctctttctctaattAAACTACGTCTACACCAAACGAGGTTTGCCCACGCTACTGTTTCCAGctcattttcttaaaaacaatcaaatctcttcttctccttttcaacAACTGTATCACAGCCAACAGCTGGTGACGAGTGGGAGACCGTCTGACCAAATCAACATGAATACAGGTTAATGACAACAGCTCTGCGATCGGCTGTATTGAGTGATTACAGAGAAAGTCAGAGGCAACAGAGAGTTGTCTCAACTCTACTGTCACACAGTTGACTGGGCATGTAAAACACAGCCAACCCGTTAAACCTCCGTTCtgtctcctgctgctctctgtggtCACAGTCAACATGATGCAGTCAAATTCATGTTATAGTTGAtctcatttacatattcattcactcacatttgGACATACTCTAAGACTCTAAAGACGGAGAGGTGCTCCTCCAGGCTGGACGCAGGCAAACGCGCCGTGTGATAAATTCCTGCAGCCGTTTCTTTTATGCAACACGTTTACGTTTGCTTTGGTCTCGACAGGAACAGAATCAACCAATCCACTTGCTTGACACGCAGGTCAGCACAACACGTTCTTGAGATTTATAAGGCATCCTTCACTGTGTAGGTTCACAGAGATGTTTACGCCGTCAAATGGGGTGGATGGTGGTGATGGGAAAGATGCCCGTTAACGACCTGCGAGCATTCCCATCATCAAGACGTTGTATGATTACAGAGTTGCTTGTGTGAGGATTACAATACTGATAATAAAACAccattttcattacatttggGTTTAATAACACTGACACGTtcatatttgtttggttttcaggcacTTTCGTATTATTAAGTGCTGATGTTGACGTAAACACTTTTTACAAGTTGTGGCATTACGTGCAACATATTCATGGTACATAGCTCTGAGTTTTGATTTCCTAATTACGATTTAAGCCTCCTGATAAATATGGCAACATATTTATTAGCAGGCTGCTTAAATTGCtcataaaattattttttgtgtATGTAAGAACTTAGTATTTTGTACTTGTACCATATAAAGCTACAAATAATACGACTGATGTTGGTACATtaagtgtacagtatgttgtggaGCATTTTTAACATAGTCTGTGTTTTGAATGTACTATGAGCCacctaaaatgttttctgctgacACAGAAAAGACCCGTCTGGTCCTGCCCGACGACACTAGTTTACAAGATCAGCCAGTCCGCATGTTAAGAAAGGCCAAGCGTAAAGTTTGAACACTTTGTTGTGTTCCACTGAAGGCCTGAGCTGTTGTTAGTTTGCAAATATAGTTTTTAACTTCATCACGTCACAACTGTCATTGAAACaacacaattaaaataataagaaCATGGCTTTATAACTCAGTGATGTAAGAGAAAGTTGACTGagcacatttgcattttttaaagaCTGCCTACTTCTTCACTACCTGAATATTGAATTAAGCCTCCTGTTCACAAGACGACACATCTACCAACTGAGCAGTGACCACCTCAACTCACCCATGCCAGTTGTCCTTCGGGCAGCTGAGTTTGGGCTTCGCTCCGCTGGTGTCAAGACAAGCACGTGATGTTACTCTGGGAGCCAACGCCTCCGAAACACTCACAGCTCCAGGTAAActggaaagaagagagaaacataTTTCCTACATCacatgacagcagcagaaaacaagaAGCTGGTggttcagtcagtcagctgtttttACCTCTCAGCATCAACCCTCAGCTTCTTAAACGCCgtctgcagtgtttcctcttCACAGTCCTTCCCTCCTGCCTCCATGGTGGGAGGAGGCCGCTCTGACCAGCCACCCagctacaacacaaacacacaacagcaattCATCACTGAAATATGGATTATCATGCAGTTGTGGGCTACTCGTTGGCTTAAATTCTTTGCCAACAAATCTTGCAGATTAAATATCAGGAATCTGAGTTGGAATCCAATGTTTTCCAAACTGACAGGTTTCCACAACACCTGGCCAAAATGTTACAGCAGTAGTTACAGAGCCCAGATAGGAAGGCTTAATGTGTACACCAACAGTGATTTCCAATGAACAAGTACATTAAAATGGAGATGCTGTCAGGCATATTGATTGGTAATTTGCTCAGTATCATTGTTCAATATGTTGCCCAAGTCACTGACGACTCTGTTTACCACAAGCTGATGGTGCCACAAATATGTTTCTGGAGCCAAACAACACTAAGTGTGGTTTAAatggtaacgttagctaaataATTATGATGTTGGGAGTTTACCACAGAAGTCTACATGAACTGACAGTTTTACTCAATAATAGCAACCACTGCTTGTAAACAGTGGATTTTATTAGCACTCCCACCCTATTGGCTAATACTAGTTACTGTGGCTcctaagctaactggctagctGGCCACAGGACGTCGTTTTAACGGTTCTGAACCGTTAAGAAACCTTTTCAAAACACGGGAGGTAATACTCACGGTTCAGGATATCCTGGTCGCAGTACAGAGAGATATACCCAGAGCATAAAGGGTGTTTCCCTCGCAACAGGCCCTTGGATGTTGACTAGCCAGCGAGGCTAGCGACAGCTAAGGCAAGCTAAAGGGACTGACAGGCTAGCTGTCGCTAGCTTGAAGGCTAGCTCCGCGTTAATGTCTCCGCGAAAACACGACCTGTGCCTTTATTAAAAGACCCCGCCTGGATGGCTGGACTCGTATTTCGAAATCACTAACGAATGAACATAAAtagtaaacaacaacagaggtgAACAGCGCAGATGTTAaggcctaacgttagcttaaatcgcgacttttctttcttcaccCTTGTTTACAGTCGAACCCGTCGCAGTGACTCTGCAACAACGCGCAGCTCTGCTGACGTAACCAGCCACCCTGACGTCACTC is a window of Enoplosus armatus isolate fEnoArm2 chromosome 3, fEnoArm2.hap1, whole genome shotgun sequence DNA encoding:
- the oser1 gene encoding oxidative stress-responsive serine-rich protein 1 is translated as MEAGGKDCEEETLQTAFKKLRVDAESLPGAVSVSEALAPRVTSRACLDTSGAKPKLSCPKDNWHGCMRKTSRGASRTQRRRRSKSPILHPPKFTYCSTTAASALSTPSGCLKHQRLAVPEPVEPRPAVDGRTASSVAVPAQKELSSSGTPGHISPLVFGSCAGYETHIGSAVSSPSLQEIPAVITTVATSSRQDGGSSRDAQSSEESGPEKSACDGAESGAGAPRISGPAEAADFRALSELHSSGSAEGPHTPCSCGWRNSSDSPEESRQGAESQCQCRSNHQGWHGVEVYSFTGLRNVISECERSLPTHVDPPRTLSTNSNAAAASSPSSSSGSPRSCSEQARAYVDDITIEDLSGYMEYYLYIPKKMSHMAEMMYT